In Lolium perenne isolate Kyuss_39 chromosome 5, Kyuss_2.0, whole genome shotgun sequence, the sequence gaagaccatatgttcggcatcataaaaggcgatattctatatgtgccgaccggacaagaagaagatgatatctcttcttatctgaacctggacggtgaagatgaagggcgccgtcagcaagatgatgccgaagaaacgtcgataaacgacgatcttgaattggaagtagcaaccacctccggtgccgaggtatatatatacattgagcctctggtgatacaaactaactgatttgaataaatatgtgtgtactaacgcgcgcgactctctttcttattttagcccttggccggatcgtcgaaaaaatcgagtacgtcgtcaaagcgtggcgcaaccaagacgatgaaaccaaacgaaacatgcaccatcgaggttgtcgaggaagcaaccggcaggccgctggagcccagcaagaatgccaccaagtttatcagccaatgcggagccgttgttagagacaacgtctcgatcaccgtccaggagtggaatgagccaaagaaggcacgtcttggtttcacttttgtcgataagagaacaaaaaaagattgcttcaacaagcttacggaacatttcgttctacctccggaataccgcaaatacgatgagacgggtaacaagattcaggaaaacaaggagaggtgcaagctagtcaaacagttcgctctttctaagatgtccaacgcattccggaaatacaagcaaaatctagcccatgactttgtcaagcagggcaagactccggatttcaaaggacaatatgagaaactgcaacatgattggccagaatttgtgaagcaaaagaaatcggagcagttccttgaaatgtcgaaaaaaaataagaagaatgcggccaagaaggagtacaatcatattatggggccaggagggtatcgcttttggcagcctaggtgggagaagatggagaacgagctgaggacgcgaggaatccgtccaggtacggagggatgggacccaagggccaaaagctggtggtacgggcatgggggatcgctgaacccggagacaggggagtgtgtttatcagggcaaaataattaaacccacccaaaagcttattgaggcaatgagggatgctcaagaggggaggatcaagttcaacagagagaacgacgccctgacaaaagccctcgggaatcctgaacacggaggacgtgtacgaggcatggggcccatttcgtggaaagtagggttcccccagaacgatgacccgtacggttacagaagccgtaagagaaagatggatcgggatgcagatgttgtggcgaagttggtaacggaaatggatgtgatgaagaaaaccgtgagtgtactagtagccgaaagagatgcagctcgggcgcagcatgaagatcatccaatggatctcggaagccagcagcggagaagaagcagcgtggcttccacggaggcctcaccggctggtgcaccgacgatcgaaattactgcaccggagcctctggtggtcgaaattactgcaccggagcctcctcgctaccccgtggacgatataaaggagatgaaagcatgtcatctgtattatcctatcgggaacatgtccatgaaggtagccatcggcagtgctttaccacctggagcactccaccacaacaaccccattcaagatggctatgctcgtgtcacggtggaggagatagtccaagggtttgaggacctggacattgacattgctacacctgaaggggtgaaaagacttggagatgtcaagcgccagttcattctatggcagaagaaatttatcaagtttccaggcgaggcgccaacaagtccacccccctacggtggtggtggtggcggtggcggtggcggtggcggtgacggtggcggtggtggtggtggtgcttcacctacacctccttcacgtcagccgacgccgctccccaattcacctccggcgggtaagcagacgccgccccccagtcctcgtccggcgggtgatcagacaccgccccccaatccacctccggcgaagaagcagaagcagtcctgggttattaacctggacccttatgtacctagaaccacaaagataccagagcaatcactgaagcctctcatcccgaggccttgggaacttagtgtcgaggaaaatgcagcggccgtggctgctcagcatgagaaatggaaggaggagtgcaagaagaaaagagagggcgagcccaagccagtattttctgacaagcaaaagcagtgggctaagtcatttttgaacacaccgtcccaagccgcgaagcatctgcctgacgactatttacgtgaacttcgtaggcaagcactcgcgttcaagaggaaccaagagttggcggagaagaaagccttggaggaggccgagacaaaattagaaagggggaaagaagttgcccagctcggggaacaaagtaaacaatcgatcgccccgctcatagtgcaagccgccggtccggatgcccccgatatcatagcagctgcggcagcacatggattgactgtaacgagtgccagagaacaagcggccgacttaggtatcactcttcgtgcactgttaggccttgatgaggcgccaatgaaggacgtagtatttacatatgtgaagaatggccctctcgtcgagcctgcgcaggaagaggatctacctcgacaaatgaaaggtctgctaaattggtacaagggttacataaaacttaaaaacgccaaagactatatttatgcggaagttagatatgagcatcacttcaaacattactatgtacaaattcatctgagtgaattgttccagcttttcaatctgcgcgatctcgacaaatctatcatcagttgctacgttctgtaagtgatttattaatttctaccccatctcgttcattgctcgcactatatatatatatatatatatatatatatatatatatatatatatatatatatatatatatatatatattgtcctaactatcttgttgtgtacgctattatgcagaatgaagaagcgggaaatgcgaataaggaacatccatgatattgggttcattgacccacaaatcgttaattcatatgtgttagaacaccaccccgccgacgtggaggaagacctgtggcggtttcttagaaaaacagggaactcaaaagtgatattctatttccttaccattttgggtgagtgtttctgtcttgagcacattctcttttgtttactccatgcatggtatgtggctaatcgatgagttatgcatgactgtgcatgtatcgtgtccgcaggttccactggattcttatggtaattcaatttcacacctcctcagttctcgtccacgactctctgaatatggatccgacgCTTTGGGCCgatatgagaaaaatgatgcaaaagtaattattttcattcatttgcgctctatatcgatcggcctatttcgttcatcatttcctaatatcaagtaactaattaataactctcttgttcatttaattttctttgcctcgtagggtttggagacggttcgtagataccaaggtcggtgaattcaaaaaagagctacattttaaaatggcagtgcggacgactggggatattcagccaccggggaccaatctatgtggatactatgtttgtgagaggatccggagatactgcaatgagcgggaccagaagtgtgagaacaacatcatgaggaataacctccggaagacgcttagtccagaagctcgcttccgaccacttcaagaggaactagctggatggttggcgagggaagtcatcgatcctagaggagaacaccattacgatgacgtagaacttcatatgcactaaattatggatggaaacttgttcaaaattgtatatggtcatccgatattgaatatatattgtatattcctcttgaattctttttggttctaatttcaaatttgtttgaaattgtacattcatatgcatgtatgtagtgccgtagaatatgtgaaactccttcaaaattaaaacccaaaagaaataaaataatacaaattaaaaagaaaccagatttagggggagggggggctaaaccctaaaccctgcggaggcctttagtcgcggttggccagaagaaccgcgactaaaggtcctccgccctggcgctcgcctgcggcccacgtggacgggccttaaggaaccgcgactaaagggggggcctttagtcgcgctactttggtcgcggttgcgcaaccgcgactaatggcagttgcgaaccgcgaccaaagctcaTTTTTCCACCAGTGAAAATCAAAGGCCAGGATCACGCCACGCCGGGACTTGCAATTTTCATATCTGGTAAACTTTAAGCTAGACGAAATACATCGTAATGAATATGCCATTTTTTTACCTTTTTAGATAGCATGAAATGTATAGAAAAAACACGTGATCAATTTTCGTGCATATGCACATGCCGCGATGATCGTTCATCTACTTCACTACAACACCCAGTCAAGGTGCCGATGGGGCCGTTGGCACAGACCATTTTGGTCGTCGACATAGGCTACTTGACGGTTGTCGTCGACACACTTCCGTCCGCACAATTTGTTCTTGGCACATGCCATTTGGCCATTGGCACAGCCACAAGGTGGGCCCACCGACTATCTAACGACCATTTCCCCCTAGCAGTTTTTGTGCTGACGACATTGTCATCGGCACATGCCCTTCAAAAAATCGTTTTATCgaaaattttaaaatatttgaATTGTTTGACTCATTAATCGCACAAGGGACATCTTTAACTCTAAGTGTGCTTAACCTTAGGTCAAATTACTCACTCATGGTTATACATCATGGTCAGTTACCCATCCTGACACTACTCCCAGTCCAGCAAGTGTAACTTCTTCGTTCCTTCCAGATGAGCTTCCGGTAGAGGAGTAATATTTTGGTGATAATAGTACTCTATCAGTCCTATTATCCCTTTGGCCATGATATCACCCGTCTTTACTTTTTCAATTCCAAACAATTATTTGACTAAACAGCAATGAATAAGACAAGTAATAATAAATCTTTAAACAATACAATGAATTTATTATTTTTTTAATTAATTTTATCAAAATCTAAAAGCTGAAAACACTCctatttctttttggattttttggAATCTAAAAAATCGCTAAATGGTCATAGGAAGTTGAAATCAGATGTAGAATTTTCCATAGATACATTTGCATATAAAAAACATTTTCATCAGAGGTCGTATGAACCGAGAAAAGTCATTTTACCCAAACATAACTCCAttttgtataatatatcaaaatttatgtttgttaattttcctaACAACTAGAACACATAATACATGATCATCTCAAAGGATCTTCTTTTATGAAATTTCTAACATTTTCTTATATTTTTTAAAAAACTATAAAGGTAATTCCGAGGGGTGCGTGGAGGAAGAGGAAAAaaactgtgccgacggccgtcGGCCTAGACCTAACGCCGTTGCCTCGTCGTCACAGGGGAGACCCCTGTGTCGATGGCTAATTAACCTGTACCGACGACTAGACCTAGGCTATGCTGACGGCCTCAGCTGTGCCGATGGCCACATGACTCCCTACGCCGACGAtaatcctgtgccgacggccgttcTGATGGCCAGCTAGGAATGGATCGTGTGCCAACGGCTCCGATAAAAAACCGTCGGCACAGGTTCTATGTGTTTCCCGTAATGTTTGCCTTGTAAAATGGAGATTAACATATATAGTTTCCACCTAGTATGTAACGCTGTACCCATTATGGACTCATCGCCCAAGTCAGGTCCTTCGCGAAAGCCCGAAGATGTACGTGTCGCCGCCGACAAGGCTGTGTGGCATGCACAGCTTCCGTCCCAGCTTTGTTTAGTGTCGGGATAACCACTCCATGATAATGAGACCCATACGTGTATGTACACGTACTCTCCCTACTCCATGCCAGCTAGTTGCGTGTACCATAATCTTGTAAAGGAGCCCATCGCTATAAATAACCAGTTCAGCTGCGATTTCTCTCAATCGCAACTCGTAACAGTTCAAGACATCACCAGCAGATCGACCATTATCAGAGCGTAAACCACTAAACCAGAAACCAGTCGACGACAATGGAGTACCAGGGGCAGCACGGGCACGAGACCAACAAGGTGGAGGAGTACGGCCAGCCGGTGGCCGGGCACGGAGGCGTCACCGGCGGACCCACGGGAACACACGGCGCCGCCGCTGCTGCGGGTACCGGCGGCGGGCAGCAGCTCCAGCCGATGAAGGACGACCACAAGACCGACGGCGTGCTGCGCCGCTCCGGCAGCTCCAGCTCCAGCTCGGTACGTTCCGTTCCGGCCGGCAGCCTCACTCTCTCTGTATACATCATCGATATTCAGTTGTTGTGCTTGCGCTGTTGGTTAACTCTGTTGTGATGGTATATATATGCAGTCTGAGGACGACGGCGAgggcgggaggaggaagaaggggatgAAGGAGAAGATCAAGGAGAAGCTCCCCGGAGGAGGCCACAAGGACACCGCCGAGCAGCAGCAGACAGTGGCGACCACCGGCGCACACGGCAGTGGCACCGGTGCGGAGGCCACCGGTGAGAAGAAGGGCATCATGGAGAAGATCAAGGAGAAGCTTCCTGGCGGGCAGCACTGAGCTACTCTATCAGTACTCATACCTGCCGAGAATAAGTTGTCCCGCGCGCGCGCGCGTGCGACGGCGTGGACGCGCGCGTGTTCTTGACACCGACATGATCTGTGATGTCGGTGTCAGCGTTATGCATGTTTTACGCTTGCTGTGAACCGACGTGTGTACATTCGTATGTAGTATATGTCCTCCATCGTAATAAAACATATTCGTGTTGTATATTATTTTGGTATGCAAGGTACGTGTGAGGGAAAAAAAACTGGTTCATTTTTCCGTCGCTTCGAGCAATCGAGCTTGGACAATATGCACACATCTTTCCTTCCAGGACACAATGTTTCGTTTGAAGACACAGAAGTGAAGCCATGAGCTTTTTACTGGCCCGACTATAATATTGTTGAACGTTTTTGCTAGTTTTAggttgatcaagaaagaatttagaGCTCAACCGACTTCTAAGCTGTTGTTTGTTCATGCTGATTTGTGTAAATGCACAAGTGCGCAAATAATTTGCATGTGAAACAGGTGATGTCATGGAGAATTAGTCGTGTCCATTGTTAAAGCCAGGAGAGTCGTCCCATATTGAGAACCTGAGGCCTGCATACCTCACGCAAATAATTTGCATGTGATAAAGTAAAAAAAAGCAAGTGATGGCATGCAAGCGAACAAACTTCTTTTTGTTTCAACAGTGAAAATTGtaagaaaaaaagaagaagagaagaacaacTTATGCTCAAATTAATTCCTTCCAACTGCAGATTCTGTAAGTTAGAGTAACCTTCTTATACTGTAATTCTCAATTCAAGTGTGCATAGAGAGTCCAACCATGTACGGTGGTGTTGAAAAGACGGCAGGACCAGATATGCTAAGGTTGTAGCTAAAGAGGATGTCGCGCGCCGGCGACATATGAAGGTTAGCACCTCGAACATGGATATAGTTTCCTACACAAAGACTCATATTTTTTAATCATGCAGAatcagatataaataagcaccactTCAACTAAATAAAGAAGTGGTAACAAAATAAAATAAGAGCAACAGTGTTCACCATTAGTTTTAGGGTCCTAAAAGATAAATAAGTATAGTCATCGGAAAGATAACTTTATGATACATAATAAAGGAATGAGTAAATTCCACTTTTTACCCTGTAGTTGTGCATTTGTGACACGTATTACCCCATTTAGTGCATTTTTTGTACCAAAATATCTCATTTAGAAGACTTTAAACACGGTTTAGACTTTATCATTTACTTGTTATTGTTAGATAAAATAAGTATGACATGTCGATGTGAAGCGATAAAATATGTAAATATAGAACGGTCTTATGGATGATTTATGCTCAAACTTGTTTAATCCATATGTTCCCTTCatcactaagagcatctccactcgtcccccgaacaagcccccggcgagcgttttttccatccggacggcgtaattcggcccagttgcgcccccggttcctcgttttcgtccggatttggccctccatccatccggcgagcccacgccatccccggccccccggggagcgctcggggactccggacgaaacgaaagcgcgcgtggccccaacttgtcggcgacaatggcctgggtttgtacggcaataccctcgtcttcccgatctacggcaataccctcgtcttcccgatctacggcaataccctcgtcgaacgaaagctttgaactctcaagtggtgcaacataaatagattatatatatttcgaatataattcgaatGAATATAAAAATAACATATAAAAACTTGaaaacaaacttaaactacttcttcttcttcctagatggccccgcctcatcgtcggggcggcgacgcttccggctcgtcacctcctcgtcggaggaagttgggtcctcctcctcgtcagtgtcctcagcctcttcgtcgtcctcctcatcctcctcctcctccttttcctcggcctcttcctcggcctgctccttggccccttcgtcctcctcgtcgtcctcctcatcctcctcctcctcctccttttcctcggcctcttcctcggcctgctccttggccccttcgtcctcctcgtcgtcatcccattcgtcctcgctggccggcggggggggggggggggggggaaacgtcgctgctggacgatgcagctttatcccaccaatggcgccatccaggcggcttcccctcgctatcg encodes:
- the LOC139831155 gene encoding dehydrin DHN2-like; the encoded protein is MEYQGQHGHETNKVEEYGQPVAGHGGVTGGPTGTHGAAAAAGTGGGQQLQPMKDDHKTDGVLRRSGSSSSSSSEDDGEGGRRKKGMKEKIKEKLPGGGHKDTAEQQQTVATTGAHGSGTGAEATGEKKGIMEKIKEKLPGGQH